The proteins below come from a single Serratia ficaria genomic window:
- a CDS encoding autotransporter family protein gives MVNILWGYYPSPVKTRLSKLYLALAIAPLTIVGNIDLARADDVVFEGDHRITETVSYDGNVTIGSAMNDGKLLIDGGGLNAKNIYIKNVGVESSALLVLRGANSFVNTQGGNIYLNLGALVIGSDAHFEYDPNEPDWAYPEVKLGAAQAPGVIDDNTVIHTSSFGFIPDADIIFNHNSNDYELKNKIDGFATILNYAGQTTLSGDMFFFEGNITAKGGKLILNSDVNTEVDTAYKYQALTVEDGATLIINGTAGTFASGSGSGSLAFSTSAFVKSGGVLGGKGTFGRTLVETGGHISPGDGDIGKLTIRSWLTFQDGSFYDVDIAADGRSDQLGMQGETTIGNNVKVLVNALDPHTSYQNGQSYRILSSGGGIKGMFSEAVLKSAFLDATLTRDRQYVYLAIAQKDTGGGTPGGGDGNTGGGDGNTGGGDGNTGGGDGNTGGGDGNTGGDDGNTGGGDGNTGGDDGNTGGGDGNAGSTGIFQTVATTGNQWTTAGALGTLAQEGPSLALYNGLLMLSASEAREAFNQLSGEQFASVQSSLQQGSMLVGNVVNQHMLTMFDDNGVLPVPPMAMSLVQGGERERNGAWGQTFGTWTRTQGDSNIGKLDSDTGGFLVGADREFSDNVRAGAYAGYSRTRFDVDNRASSGHSDNYHLGLYAGGQKDALALRGGLGYTWNRIESTRNVGFSTFSDRLSADYDANALHAFTELGYRLGNETVSAEPFANLSYVRLHTDNVEEQGGAAALRVEDETMNTFYSTLGLRGASELPLGGVDLTLHGTLGWQHAYGDTDTSARMAFATGDAFTTQGAPIDKDVAIVGAGVDVQLTRSTRIGISYQGQYGADLQANSVNAQLQVTF, from the coding sequence ATGGTGAATATACTCTGGGGGTATTATCCATCACCGGTAAAAACCCGGTTATCCAAACTCTATCTTGCATTGGCCATTGCGCCATTGACGATCGTCGGGAATATAGATCTTGCTCGTGCGGACGATGTCGTCTTTGAGGGCGATCATCGCATCACTGAAACGGTATCCTATGACGGCAATGTGACTATCGGTTCGGCAATGAATGATGGAAAATTATTGATAGACGGCGGTGGGTTAAATGCCAAAAACATATATATAAAGAACGTAGGGGTCGAGTCTTCGGCGTTGTTGGTTCTGCGCGGGGCAAATTCATTTGTAAATACCCAGGGCGGCAATATATACCTGAATCTTGGTGCGTTGGTCATTGGCAGCGATGCTCATTTTGAATATGACCCGAATGAGCCTGATTGGGCATACCCAGAAGTAAAGTTGGGTGCGGCGCAGGCACCCGGAGTCATTGATGACAATACGGTGATACATACCAGCAGTTTTGGATTTATTCCCGACGCCGATATTATTTTTAATCATAATTCAAATGACTATGAACTAAAAAATAAAATAGATGGGTTCGCGACGATCCTGAATTACGCGGGGCAAACAACTTTAAGCGGGGATATGTTTTTTTTCGAGGGGAACATTACTGCCAAAGGCGGGAAGCTGATCCTCAATAGCGACGTCAATACGGAAGTTGATACTGCTTACAAGTATCAGGCGTTGACCGTTGAGGATGGGGCTACCTTGATCATCAATGGAACGGCGGGCACATTTGCTTCTGGCTCCGGGTCCGGTAGCCTCGCGTTTTCAACGTCGGCATTCGTCAAGTCCGGGGGCGTTCTGGGCGGCAAAGGAACCTTTGGCAGAACCCTGGTGGAAACCGGCGGGCATATTTCCCCCGGTGATGGCGATATTGGCAAGTTGACGATTAGAAGCTGGCTGACTTTCCAGGACGGATCGTTTTATGACGTCGACATTGCCGCGGACGGCCGCAGCGATCAGTTGGGCATGCAGGGCGAGACGACGATCGGCAATAACGTTAAGGTGCTGGTGAATGCGCTTGACCCGCATACCAGCTACCAGAATGGGCAAAGCTACCGCATTCTGAGTTCGGGCGGCGGGATCAAGGGCATGTTCAGCGAGGCGGTGCTGAAGTCGGCATTCCTCGACGCAACGTTAACCCGCGACCGGCAATATGTTTATTTGGCTATCGCACAAAAAGATACCGGTGGGGGTACGCCTGGCGGCGGCGACGGCAACACCGGCGGCGGCGACGGCAATACCGGCGGCGGTGACGGCAATACCGGCGGCGGTGACGGCAATACCGGCGGCGGCGACGGCAACACCGGCGGCGATGACGGCAATACCGGCGGCGGTGACGGCAATACCGGCGGCGATGACGGCAATACCGGCGGTGGCGACGGCAATGCGGGGTCGACGGGGATCTTCCAGACCGTCGCCACTACGGGCAACCAATGGACTACCGCCGGAGCGCTGGGGACCCTGGCGCAGGAAGGTCCTTCACTGGCCCTGTACAATGGGTTATTGATGCTGAGCGCGTCGGAAGCGCGCGAGGCGTTCAATCAGCTTTCCGGCGAACAGTTCGCATCGGTGCAGTCCAGCCTGCAACAGGGCAGCATGCTGGTCGGCAATGTCGTTAATCAGCATATGCTGACGATGTTTGACGATAACGGCGTCTTGCCGGTGCCGCCAATGGCCATGAGCCTGGTGCAGGGGGGCGAACGCGAACGCAACGGCGCCTGGGGGCAGACATTTGGCACCTGGACGCGCACTCAGGGCGACAGCAATATCGGCAAGCTCGACAGCGATACCGGCGGTTTCCTGGTTGGCGCCGATCGTGAGTTCAGCGACAACGTGCGGGCCGGCGCCTATGCGGGCTACAGCCGCACCCGTTTCGATGTTGATAACCGCGCCTCCTCCGGCCATAGCGATAACTACCACCTCGGTCTGTATGCCGGCGGCCAAAAGGATGCGCTCGCCTTGCGCGGCGGCCTGGGATATACCTGGAATCGCATTGAAAGCACGCGCAATGTCGGTTTCAGCACATTCTCGGATCGCTTGTCCGCTGACTACGACGCCAACGCGTTGCATGCGTTCACCGAGCTGGGCTATCGGCTGGGGAATGAGACGGTCAGCGCGGAGCCTTTCGCCAATCTAAGCTATGTGCGCTTGCATACCGACAACGTTGAGGAACAGGGCGGGGCGGCGGCGTTGCGCGTCGAAGACGAAACCATGAATACCTTCTACTCGACGTTGGGGCTGCGTGGTGCAAGCGAGCTCCCGCTGGGCGGTGTCGATCTGACGCTGCACGGCACCCTGGGTTGGCAGCATGCCTATGGCGATACGGACACCTCGGCCAGGATGGCGTTTGCCACCGGCGACGCTTTCACGACCCAGGGAGCGCCGATCGATAAGGATGTGGCGATAGTGGGCGCGGGTGTCGATGTTCAGCTGACGCGCTCCACGCGTATCGGGATTTCCTATCAGGGGCAATACGGTGCGGATCTGCAGGCCAATTCGGTTAACGCCCAGCTGCAGGTTACCTTCTGA
- a CDS encoding DUF2623 family protein, with protein MGNHFGKGLLAGLKAQNLKPAAELSKFCSDYKRGFVLGYAHRLAESTGDENQAAFEAGRLCRDYGLGGESMGEFFSGGASRLAEKFFCAGYNRPGKN; from the coding sequence ATGGGCAATCACTTCGGCAAGGGGCTGCTGGCGGGATTAAAAGCGCAGAACCTGAAACCGGCGGCGGAACTGTCGAAGTTTTGCTCCGACTACAAACGCGGCTTCGTGCTGGGCTATGCGCACCGTCTGGCGGAAAGCACCGGCGATGAGAATCAGGCGGCGTTCGAAGCGGGAAGGCTGTGCCGGGATTATGGCCTCGGCGGTGAGTCAATGGGCGAGTTTTTCTCCGGCGGCGCCAGCCGCCTGGCGGAAAAGTTCTTTTGTGCCGGCTATAACCGGCCGGGTAAAAATTAA
- a CDS encoding nitroreductase family protein: MSQPRIPDYPIDAQFIERWSPRALANDPLDDETLLSFFEAARWSPSAYNIQPWRFAYSKHGSDSWEDYLEFLIEFNRSWAQHASALVVIISKTTSVNGEQEVGNPSHSFDTGAAWANLAQQAHLKGWLTHCMGGVHHDKIKAALKLPDNYVVHGMVAIGKPGDKSRLPDFLQDKEIPSGRLQLEKTVIEGLNFSL; this comes from the coding sequence ATGAGTCAGCCCAGAATCCCTGATTACCCGATTGATGCGCAGTTTATCGAACGCTGGTCGCCGCGCGCGCTGGCAAACGATCCGCTCGACGATGAAACGCTGCTGAGCTTCTTCGAAGCGGCGCGCTGGTCGCCTTCCGCCTACAACATTCAGCCGTGGCGCTTCGCCTACAGCAAGCACGGCTCCGACAGTTGGGAAGACTACCTGGAGTTTTTGATCGAGTTCAACCGCAGCTGGGCGCAGCACGCCTCGGCGCTGGTGGTGATCATCTCCAAAACCACCAGCGTGAACGGCGAGCAGGAAGTCGGCAACCCGAGCCATTCCTTCGACACCGGCGCCGCCTGGGCCAACCTGGCGCAGCAGGCGCACCTGAAAGGCTGGCTGACCCACTGCATGGGCGGCGTACACCACGATAAAATCAAGGCCGCGCTGAAGCTGCCGGACAACTACGTGGTGCACGGCATGGTGGCGATCGGCAAACCGGGCGATAAATCGCGCCTGCCGGACTTCCTGCAGGATAAAGAGATCCCTTCGGGCCGCCTGCAGCTGGAAAAAACCGTGATTGAGGGGCTGAATTTCAGCCTGTGA
- a CDS encoding LysR substrate-binding domain-containing protein, protein MFATLPVNALRTFESAARLRSFKLAAEELAVTPTAISHQIKSLEQQLGFALFERVPRGVRLTPKGERLFSGVHGALLDVANTLETLRPVPSAGSLCVSVTHSFAALWLVPRLGRFYQAYPHYLVRLEACAEVIDLQQDASVDIAVRYSRARYPALHQAARLEESFGVYAAPGFAAAEPKKPVLITVKWGDSALYDTGWRDWCQAAGVDWWRRHAALRSYDEEHYALQAAVAGQGLVLASSVMVSDLVNNGLLAAVRPEIRVPGAAYSVLCAPGRERHPPVRAFLSWLQQELPR, encoded by the coding sequence ATGTTCGCCACGCTGCCCGTCAATGCCTTGCGCACCTTCGAGTCCGCCGCCCGCTTGCGCAGCTTCAAGCTGGCGGCGGAGGAATTGGCGGTGACGCCAACGGCGATCTCGCATCAGATCAAAAGCCTGGAACAGCAGTTGGGTTTTGCGCTGTTTGAACGGGTGCCGCGCGGCGTACGGCTGACGCCGAAGGGCGAGCGGCTGTTTAGCGGCGTGCACGGCGCCTTGCTGGACGTCGCCAATACGCTGGAGACGCTGCGGCCGGTGCCCAGCGCCGGATCGCTGTGCGTTTCCGTTACGCACTCCTTCGCCGCGCTGTGGCTGGTGCCGCGGCTGGGCCGGTTTTATCAGGCCTATCCGCATTATCTGGTGCGGCTGGAAGCCTGCGCCGAGGTGATCGATCTGCAGCAGGACGCCAGCGTGGACATCGCGGTGCGCTACAGCCGCGCTCGGTATCCCGCCCTGCATCAGGCGGCGCGGCTGGAAGAGTCGTTTGGCGTGTACGCCGCGCCGGGCTTTGCCGCCGCTGAGCCGAAGAAACCGGTGCTGATCACCGTCAAATGGGGCGATTCCGCGCTGTACGATACCGGCTGGCGCGACTGGTGCCAGGCCGCGGGGGTGGACTGGTGGCGGCGGCATGCGGCGCTGCGCAGTTACGATGAGGAACATTATGCGCTGCAGGCCGCGGTGGCCGGGCAGGGGTTGGTGCTGGCCAGTTCGGTGATGGTGTCCGATCTGGTGAACAATGGCCTGCTGGCGGCGGTCAGGCCGGAGATCCGCGTGCCGGGCGCCGCTTACAGCGTGCTGTGCGCGCCCGGCCGCGAACGCCATCCGCCGGTCAGGGCGTTTTTGTCCTGGCTGCAGCAGGAACTGCCGCGCTGA
- a CDS encoding flavodoxin family protein — MSTTHQPKRLIVLVGSPRRDGNSAALGQAVIDGATAAGSEASLHFIDDYVSGFLSDERHAPPADDRYAELFLERFLPADAAVFCTPVYWYGMSAQTKAFFDRSFSFYSDAYPQAEQVHRRMRGKRIGLAVASEETYPGAALGIVHQIQEFSRYTHSEFVGLVHGAGNKRGEIARDPRDPLQAARALGREIFTRSYSDYRMDSPRSTQVWPE, encoded by the coding sequence ATGAGCACAACTCATCAACCGAAACGCCTAATCGTCCTGGTCGGCAGCCCGCGCCGCGACGGCAACAGCGCCGCCCTCGGGCAGGCGGTCATCGATGGCGCCACCGCAGCAGGCAGCGAGGCCAGCCTGCACTTTATCGACGACTACGTCAGCGGCTTTCTCAGCGACGAGCGGCATGCGCCGCCGGCGGACGATCGCTACGCCGAACTGTTTCTGGAGCGTTTTCTGCCGGCCGATGCGGCGGTATTCTGCACGCCGGTTTATTGGTACGGCATGTCGGCGCAGACCAAGGCCTTCTTCGACCGCTCCTTCAGCTTCTATTCCGACGCCTACCCGCAGGCGGAGCAGGTACATCGGCGCATGCGCGGCAAACGCATCGGGCTGGCGGTGGCTTCGGAAGAAACTTACCCCGGCGCGGCGTTGGGCATCGTGCATCAGATCCAGGAGTTCAGCCGCTACACCCATTCCGAGTTTGTCGGCCTGGTCCACGGCGCAGGCAACAAGCGCGGCGAAATCGCCCGCGACCCGCGCGATCCGCTGCAGGCGGCGCGCGCGCTGGGACGCGAGATCTTCACCCGCAGCTACTCCGACTACCGCATGGACAGCCCGCGCAGCACCCAGGTGTGGCCGGAGTAA
- a CDS encoding acyl-CoA dehydrogenase family protein, with the protein MTQHLLSTGADYQQLAARFRPIFADIAAGAVERELSRTLPHEPIRWLKEAGFGALRIPREKGGDGASLPQLFELLTELAEADSNLPQALRAHFAFVEDRLNAPDDPQRDRWFRRFLDGELVGSGWTEIGDVKLGQVNTRVTPQADGWLLNGEKFYSTGSLFTDWIDVYAERSDNGGAVIAVVNVGQPGVERDDDWDGFGQRTTGSGTTRFIDARVERAHVYDFAERFRYQTAFYQHVLLATLAGIGRAVLRDVGEGVRRRKRVYSHGNAGWVKDDVQIQQVVGHISAWAYAVEATVLKATASLQQAYEAHDSGDEARLQALNVAAELDAARAQVIAGEWVQRAAGELFNALGASDTRTGKALDRHWRNARTLSSHNPVIYKARDIGDWEINRHAPTFIWQIGSGG; encoded by the coding sequence ATGACTCAGCATCTGTTATCCACCGGCGCGGACTATCAGCAATTGGCCGCGCGTTTTCGGCCCATTTTCGCCGACATCGCCGCCGGCGCGGTGGAGCGTGAGCTGTCGCGCACCCTGCCGCACGAGCCGATCCGTTGGCTGAAAGAGGCGGGCTTCGGCGCGCTGCGCATTCCGCGCGAGAAGGGCGGCGACGGCGCTTCGCTGCCGCAGCTGTTCGAACTGCTGACCGAACTGGCGGAGGCGGATTCCAACCTGCCGCAGGCGCTGCGGGCGCATTTCGCCTTTGTCGAAGATCGGCTGAACGCCCCGGACGACCCGCAGCGCGATCGCTGGTTCCGGCGCTTTCTCGACGGCGAGCTGGTCGGCAGCGGCTGGACCGAGATCGGCGACGTGAAGTTGGGGCAGGTCAACACCCGGGTGACGCCGCAGGCCGACGGCTGGTTGCTCAACGGCGAGAAGTTTTACAGCACCGGCAGCCTGTTCACCGACTGGATCGACGTCTACGCCGAGCGCAGCGACAACGGCGGCGCGGTGATCGCCGTGGTGAACGTCGGCCAGCCCGGCGTGGAGCGCGACGACGACTGGGACGGCTTTGGCCAGCGCACCACCGGCAGCGGCACCACGCGGTTTATCGACGCGCGGGTCGAGCGGGCGCACGTGTATGACTTTGCCGAACGCTTTCGTTACCAGACGGCGTTCTACCAGCACGTGCTGCTGGCGACGCTGGCGGGCATTGGCCGCGCGGTGTTGCGTGACGTCGGCGAGGGGGTGCGGCGGCGCAAAAGGGTCTACAGCCACGGCAACGCCGGCTGGGTGAAGGACGACGTGCAGATCCAGCAGGTGGTGGGGCACATCAGCGCCTGGGCTTACGCGGTGGAGGCGACGGTGCTGAAGGCGACCGCCTCGCTGCAGCAGGCTTACGAGGCGCATGACTCTGGCGATGAGGCGCGGCTGCAGGCGCTTAACGTGGCGGCGGAACTGGATGCCGCCAGGGCGCAGGTGATCGCCGGGGAATGGGTGCAGCGCGCCGCCGGCGAGCTGTTCAACGCGCTGGGCGCCTCGGATACCCGCACCGGCAAGGCGCTGGATCGCCACTGGCGCAACGCCCGCACGCTTTCTTCGCATAACCCGGTGATCTACAAGGCGCGCGACATCGGCGACTGGGAAATTAACCGCCATGCGCCGACCTTTATCTGGCAAATCGGCAGCGGCGGCTGA
- a CDS encoding MFS transporter produces the protein MSTLNIDTAPPLSAPIGSASDVARLINQRSEKNTHARMIVLLALGGVFLDAYDLTTLSYGIDDVVREFSLSPLLTGVVTSSIMVGTILGNLVGGWLTDRYGRYQVFMADMLFFVVSAIAAGLAPNVWVLIGARFLMGIGVGIDLPVAMAYLAEFSKFTGKANKASRLAAWCPMWYAASSVCFLIIFALYFLLPAEHADWLWRASLIFGAVPALLIIMVRSKFMNESPLWAANQGDLKEAARILRESYGIAAHEAEPDAAKPPPPPKVSFRVLFQKPYRERTLVSSVMNVCISFEYTAIAFFLPSILAQFLGAGVFETISASLGLNVLFAFTGGLLGMRLAWKYPSRHVAIAGFALQFIALISLALIGHPQAAFGVGLAILMLGLWLFAEGFGPGAQMMIYPALSYPTAIRATGVGFGRSLSGIGSALALFILPILQAHFGTDMFWIVSLAAAIPIAFLLAIRFEPTAHDIDDLGESPQPQRKLP, from the coding sequence ATGAGTACCTTAAATATTGATACCGCACCGCCGTTATCTGCGCCCATCGGCTCGGCCAGCGATGTGGCGCGTTTGATTAACCAACGCAGCGAGAAAAATACCCATGCGCGCATGATAGTGCTGTTGGCGCTGGGCGGCGTTTTTCTCGATGCCTATGACCTGACCACGCTGTCTTACGGCATCGACGACGTGGTGCGCGAATTCAGCCTCAGCCCGCTGCTGACCGGGGTGGTGACCTCGTCGATCATGGTCGGCACCATTCTCGGCAACCTGGTCGGCGGCTGGCTGACCGACAGGTACGGCCGCTACCAGGTGTTTATGGCCGATATGCTGTTCTTTGTGGTTTCCGCCATTGCCGCCGGGCTGGCCCCCAACGTCTGGGTGCTGATCGGCGCGCGCTTTTTGATGGGCATCGGCGTCGGCATCGATTTGCCGGTGGCGATGGCCTACCTGGCCGAGTTCTCCAAATTCACCGGCAAGGCCAACAAGGCGTCGCGCCTGGCCGCCTGGTGCCCGATGTGGTACGCCGCGTCGTCGGTGTGCTTTCTGATCATCTTCGCGCTCTATTTTCTGCTGCCGGCCGAACACGCCGACTGGCTGTGGCGCGCCTCGTTGATTTTCGGCGCCGTGCCGGCGCTGCTGATCATCATGGTGCGCAGCAAGTTCATGAACGAGTCGCCGCTGTGGGCCGCCAATCAGGGCGATCTGAAAGAGGCGGCGCGCATCCTGCGCGAGTCTTACGGCATCGCCGCCCATGAGGCGGAACCTGACGCCGCCAAACCGCCGCCGCCGCCGAAGGTCAGCTTCCGCGTGTTGTTTCAGAAGCCATACCGCGAACGCACCCTGGTTTCCAGCGTGATGAACGTTTGCATTTCCTTTGAATACACCGCCATCGCCTTCTTCCTGCCGTCGATTCTGGCGCAGTTTCTCGGCGCCGGGGTATTTGAAACCATCTCCGCTTCGCTCGGGCTGAACGTGCTGTTCGCCTTTACCGGCGGCCTGCTCGGCATGCGGCTGGCGTGGAAGTACCCGTCGCGCCACGTGGCGATCGCCGGCTTTGCGCTGCAGTTTATCGCGCTGATTTCGCTGGCGCTGATCGGCCACCCGCAGGCGGCGTTCGGCGTCGGGCTGGCGATTTTGATGCTCGGCCTGTGGCTGTTCGCCGAAGGCTTCGGCCCCGGCGCGCAGATGATGATCTACCCGGCGCTGTCTTACCCGACGGCGATCCGCGCCACCGGCGTCGGCTTCGGCCGCTCGCTGTCCGGCATCGGCAGCGCGCTGGCGCTGTTTATTCTGCCGATCCTGCAGGCGCACTTCGGCACCGACATGTTCTGGATTGTTTCGCTGGCGGCGGCTATCCCCATCGCCTTCCTGCTGGCCATTCGCTTCGAGCCGACGGCGCACGACATCGACGACCTGGGCGAATCGCCCCAACCACAGAGGAAACTGCCATGA
- a CDS encoding MetQ/NlpA family ABC transporter substrate-binding protein produces MPNNDFEIAKKKRWPWPVGIAAVVIIAAAVWHFTARQQQAVQFGSTLQVHFEPAMAGEQRVIEYVGEHIAPDYGLRLEAVGLQDPVQADRAVAQGQYAATLYQHQWWLKQVVDANGFKLTPTLPVFQWAFGIYSDRYKSIAALPDGAEILVPNDGANQGQALWLLQRIGLIGLDPAIEARTARLKDIRENKRHFNFKELDLLTMPRALNSVDAAIGYVSQFDAGKVPREKGILFPPAPKTFASQLVIGTPYLQDENIRKLQQAFADPRLQAWLKSTDDPLVQGVLVPVSAE; encoded by the coding sequence ATGCCTAACAACGACTTTGAGATAGCGAAGAAGAAACGCTGGCCGTGGCCGGTGGGTATCGCGGCGGTGGTGATTATCGCCGCCGCGGTTTGGCACTTCACCGCCCGCCAGCAGCAGGCGGTGCAGTTCGGCAGCACGCTGCAGGTGCATTTTGAGCCGGCGATGGCCGGAGAACAGCGGGTGATCGAGTACGTCGGCGAACATATCGCGCCGGATTACGGCCTCCGCCTGGAGGCGGTCGGGCTGCAGGATCCGGTGCAGGCCGATCGCGCGGTGGCGCAGGGGCAGTACGCCGCCACTCTCTACCAGCACCAGTGGTGGCTAAAGCAGGTGGTGGACGCCAACGGCTTCAAGCTGACCCCGACGCTGCCGGTGTTCCAGTGGGCGTTCGGCATCTATTCCGACCGCTATAAGTCGATCGCCGCGTTGCCGGACGGCGCGGAGATCCTGGTGCCCAACGACGGCGCCAATCAGGGGCAGGCGCTGTGGCTGCTGCAGCGCATTGGGCTGATCGGGCTTGACCCGGCGATCGAGGCGCGCACCGCCAGGCTGAAAGACATTCGCGAGAACAAACGCCACTTCAACTTCAAAGAGCTGGACCTGCTGACCATGCCGCGCGCGCTGAACTCGGTGGATGCGGCCATTGGTTACGTGTCGCAGTTCGACGCCGGCAAGGTGCCGCGCGAGAAGGGCATTCTGTTCCCGCCGGCGCCGAAGACCTTCGCCTCGCAGCTGGTGATCGGCACGCCTTATCTGCAGGACGAAAACATTCGCAAGCTGCAGCAGGCGTTCGCCGACCCCCGGTTGCAGGCGTGGCTGAAAAGCACCGACGATCCGCTGGTGCAAGGCGTGCTGGTGCCGGTATCGGCAGAATAA
- a CDS encoding methionine ABC transporter permease, with protein MKTLPDGVMSQDTPWNEIHRLMLPAYGETWLMVGIVMLFVVTIGGAVGVVLFNTSSRGLFPRPALHRALSWLVNMGRSLPFLVLMAAIIPFTFWLTGTTIGIPAAVIPMIVAGIPFFARLVENALRELPPEVTAVGLVSGGSTWQIITRAQLSEALPAIVAAITLNVISMIEYSAIAGTIGAGGIGYLAVVYGYQRFDNHIMIATIVVLIATIQLIQFIGDRLVAALRHHQETF; from the coding sequence ATGAAGACGCTGCCTGACGGCGTGATGAGCCAGGACACTCCCTGGAACGAGATCCATCGGCTGATGCTGCCGGCCTACGGCGAAACCTGGCTGATGGTCGGTATCGTGATGCTGTTTGTGGTGACGATCGGCGGCGCGGTCGGCGTGGTGCTGTTCAACACTTCATCGCGCGGCTTGTTTCCGCGGCCGGCGCTGCACCGGGCGCTGAGCTGGCTGGTGAACATGGGCCGTTCGCTGCCGTTTCTGGTGCTGATGGCGGCGATTATTCCGTTCACCTTCTGGCTGACCGGTACCACTATCGGCATTCCGGCGGCGGTGATCCCGATGATCGTCGCCGGCATTCCGTTTTTCGCCCGGCTGGTGGAAAACGCGCTGCGCGAACTGCCGCCGGAGGTGACGGCGGTGGGGCTGGTGTCCGGCGGCTCGACCTGGCAGATAATCACCCGGGCGCAGCTCAGCGAGGCGCTGCCGGCGATCGTCGCCGCCATCACGCTGAACGTCATCTCGATGATCGAATATTCGGCCATCGCCGGCACCATAGGCGCGGGCGGCATCGGTTATCTGGCGGTGGTGTACGGCTACCAGCGTTTCGACAATCACATCATGATCGCCACCATTGTGGTGCTGATCGCCACTATTCAACTGATCCAGTTTATTGGTGACCGCCTGGTCGCCGCGTTGCGTCATCATCAGGAAACCTTTTAA
- a CDS encoding methionine ABC transporter ATP-binding protein: MIEIEGLHKAYRAPDGRRIEVLKGVSLQVPAGSITAVVGPSGAGKSTLAKCISLLERPSGGSIRVNGQDLSRLSGEALRRERRAIGTVFQSSALLQRKTAWQNIALPLAYLGVVPRDIDRRVKTLLAAVGLADKAAFYPAQLSGGQRQRVGIARALALNPSVLLADEATSGLDPDATGAILGLLKQLRDDYGLSIILITHEMDAVRDAADAVAEIRDGVIVQQGPVRELLAASDSLLGRQLFPLKALASDAALRLQVTYSARQPAATDWISRISRQLDVQIDLLGGHVEVVGGSLAGRLEIAVRFGGGSRSVAELQGELRRLGILAEVLEQRLALREAV, translated from the coding sequence ATGATAGAGATTGAGGGGTTGCACAAGGCGTACCGCGCGCCGGACGGGCGGCGGATTGAGGTGCTGAAGGGGGTTTCGCTCCAGGTGCCGGCCGGATCTATCACCGCGGTGGTCGGCCCCAGCGGGGCGGGCAAATCGACGCTGGCGAAATGCATCAGCCTGCTGGAACGGCCGAGCGGCGGCAGCATTCGGGTCAACGGCCAGGACTTGTCGCGGCTGTCGGGCGAGGCGCTGCGCCGGGAGCGGCGGGCGATCGGCACGGTGTTTCAGTCTTCCGCGCTGCTGCAGCGCAAAACCGCTTGGCAGAATATCGCGTTGCCGTTGGCCTATCTGGGCGTGGTGCCGCGCGATATCGACAGGCGGGTGAAGACGCTGCTGGCGGCGGTGGGGCTGGCGGACAAGGCGGCGTTTTACCCGGCGCAGCTGTCCGGCGGCCAGCGCCAGCGGGTCGGCATCGCCCGCGCGCTGGCGCTGAATCCGTCGGTGCTGTTGGCGGACGAAGCCACCTCGGGGCTGGATCCGGACGCCACCGGGGCCATTCTCGGCCTGCTTAAACAGCTGCGCGACGACTATGGCCTGTCGATCATCCTGATCACCCACGAGATGGACGCGGTGCGCGACGCCGCCGACGCGGTGGCCGAGATCCGCGACGGCGTGATTGTGCAGCAGGGGCCGGTGCGCGAGCTGCTGGCGGCGTCCGATTCCTTGCTGGGCCGCCAGCTGTTTCCGCTGAAGGCGCTGGCGTCCGACGCCGCGCTGCGGCTGCAGGTGACCTATTCCGCCCGCCAGCCGGCGGCCACCGACTGGATCAGCCGCATCAGCCGCCAGCTCGACGTGCAGATCGATCTGCTGGGCGGCCACGTTGAAGTGGTGGGCGGCAGCCTGGCCGGGCGGTTGGAAATTGCGGTGCGTTTTGGCGGCGGTTCGCGTTCGGTGGCCGAGCTGCAGGGCGAGCTGCGGCGGTTGGGCATTCTCGCCGAGGTGCTGGAACAGCGGTTGGCGCTGCGGGAGGCGGTATGA